Proteins encoded together in one Entelurus aequoreus isolate RoL-2023_Sb linkage group LG20, RoL_Eaeq_v1.1, whole genome shotgun sequence window:
- the LOC133636030 gene encoding neuronal acetylcholine receptor subunit alpha-7-like: protein MQGPQQRSLLRELLRDYNPMERPVANDSHTLVVQFSFTLMQVMDVDEKNQILTTNAWLQMQWYDHYLQWNQSEYPGVKNLRFTADQVWTPDILLYNSAHNKFDATFKTNVLVNSSGFCEYLPPGIFISTCNVDVRWFPFDVQRCELKFGSWTFDGWLLDIQMKEADVSGYMINGEWDLLEVPGGRHEVFYECCAEPYPDVTFVVTLRRRTLYYALNLLIPCVLLSSMTLLVFLLPANSGEKISLGITVLLSLTVFMLMVAEIMPATSDSIPLIGQYFASTMVIVGMSVVATVIVLQFHHHNPNNGQIPHWVKLVLLQWIPWFLRMKRPGEAVDHSQADTPSKTVSSPAPPTPEGLASLRARLAQLHPSVPNGCFVLPHPNLQPQANGHLPYMGFRAFPCAAELDAPGDGQRRAAAAGEEGEAASPGGATDTQSHQHFAPASPYPYTASLNPEPYGVSPGGAEAISLNGVSGGKAVDTQLQALLSEVQFLVERVLEQDRQLGLAEQWQFAAAVIDRLCLVGFSVFNIICTIAILMAAPNFGDALAKDFL, encoded by the exons GATGAAAAGAACCAGATCCTCACCACCAACGCTTGGCTGCAGATG CAGTGGTACGATCACTACCTCCAGTGGAATCAGTCGGAATACCCGGGAGTTAAAAACCTTCGCTTCACTGCGGATCAAGTCTGGACACCTGACATATTGCTTTATAACAG TGCTCACAATAAGTTTGATGCCACCTTCAAGACCAACGTGCTGGTGAACTCCAGCGGCTTCTGTGAGTACCTGCCCCCAG GAATATTTATCAGTACCTGTAACGTGGACGTGCGCTGGTTTCCCTTCGACGTTCAGCGATGCGAGCTCAAGTTTGGCTCCTGGACGTTTGATGGCTGGCTGCTGGACATCCAGATGAAGGAGGCCGACGTGTCAGGCTACATGATCAATGGGGAGTGGGACCTGCTGG AGGTCCCTGGTGGTCGCCACGAGGTTTTCTACGAGTGTTGTGCGGAGCCTTACCCCGATGTGACCTTTGTGGTGACCCTGCGTCGGAGGACCTTGTACTACGCCCTCAACCTCCTCATCCCCTGTGTGCTCCTCTCGTCCATGACGCTTCTGGTCTTCCTGCTCCCCGCCAACTCCGGAGAGAAGATCAGCCTGG GCATCACCGTTCTGCTTTCTTTGACGGTCTTCATGCTGATGGTCGCAGAGATTATGCCTGCAACCTCAGATTCTATACCACTCATAG GTCAGTACTTTGCCAGCACCATGGTGATTGTTGGTATGTCCGTAGTGGCTACAGTTATCGTCCTTCAGTTCCATCACCACAACCCCAACAACGGACAAATACCACATTGG GTCAAGCTGGTTCTGCTGCAGTGGATCCCTTGGTTCCTGCGAATGAAACGTCCTGGTGAGGCAGTGGACCACAGCCAAGCAGACACTCCAAGCAAGACCGTGTCCTCACCTGCCCCGCCCACACCCGAGGGCTTAGCCTCCCTGAGGGCCAGGCTGGCTCAGCTGCACCCCTCAGTGCCTAACGGCTGCTTCGTCCTCCCGCATCCTAATCTGCAACCCCAAGCTAACGGTCACCTGCCTTACATGGGCTTCCGAGCTTTTCCGTGCGCTGCGGAACTGGACGCTCCGGGTGACGGTCAAAGGAGGGCGGCGGCGGCGGGTGAAGAAGGAGAGGCAGCCTCACCAGGAGGAGCAACGGATACACAGAGTCATCAACACTTTGCACCTGCTAGTCCCTATCCCTACACGGCGTCTTTGAACCCTGAACCGTACGGTGTGTCTCCGGGTGGAGCAGAAGCCATCTCCTTAAATGGCGTCAGTGGAGGCAAGGCGGTGGACACCCAGCTCCAGGCTCTTCTCTCTGAGGTACAGTTCTTAGTGGAGCGGGTTCTGGAGCAGGACCGGCAGCTCGGTCTCGCAGAGCAGTGGCAGTTTGCCGCGGCCGTCATCGACCGCCTGTGCCTGGTGGGGTTCAGCGTCTTCAACATCATCTGCACCATCGCCATCCTCATGGCCGCGCCCAACTTTGGGGACGCTCTGGCCAAAGACTTCCTCTGA